The Tubulanus polymorphus chromosome 6, tnTubPoly1.2, whole genome shotgun sequence genome includes a region encoding these proteins:
- the LOC141907281 gene encoding high-affinity choline transporter 1-like, giving the protein MVLNIAGIVLLIVLYLTVLIVGIVAARKFKTDPATTSPVERNVVAGRNLSTVVGIFTMTATTVGGGFLNGTAESVAAYGIWWTLAPFGILFGLIIGGVMFAEKMRSKRYLTMLDPFQERYCDAVIALFYLAAISGDIFWSASVLSALGTSISVIVGISIPLSIGLSAVVAIIYTLFGQMIAVAYTDILQLIFIVFGLSLSVPFVMCDSRVGNFSATSAQWSGSPDTSSLTTWIDLLLAMTLGTIPWQSYFQRVLSMRTAKDAQLLSIFGGIGAFLLAIPPALIGVAAVSADWNQTQLGQSPLETGQSSLVLPLVLKHFTPNIVAIIGLGTISAAVMSSMDSAILGSSSMFTHNIYKAFLRKKASLFELVWIQRISVFIVGSISTVMAVFVPSIYGLFILAADFIYVVMFPQLVAVVYSPFRTNSYGALIGYATAVVLRLGAGEPYLLLPAFIPYPSFNESEQTEFPFRTFAMVVALIEIVVVSVATDYALKRLPPKFDILGAISDRTVTSRSTTSDRVQDQSPVSHCEQDQQLVPDCEQDQQLVSDREQDQYTIATASKEYLLNSEPNESQL; this is encoded by the exons ATGGTGTTGAATATAGCTGGTATCGTGCTACTGATAGTGTTGTATTTAACTGTTCtgatcgtcggaattgtcgccGCCCGTAAATTCAAAACGGACCCTGCGACCACCAGCCCCGTTGAACGCAATGTGGTCGCCGGGCGTAACCTTAGCACCGTCGTCGGGATATTCACAATGACTg CTACGACAGTCGGAGGTGGATTTTTAAACGGAACCGCTGAATCAGTCGCTGCTTATGGAATCTGGTGGACGCTAGCTCCGTTCGGGATTCTGTTTGGTTTAATAATAG gtgGTGTGATGTTTGCTGAGAAGATGAGATCCAAACGATACCTAACGATGTTGGACCCGTTCCAGGAGCGATACTGCGACGCTGTAATCGCGCTCTTCTATCTAGCTGCCATCAGTGGAGACATCTTTTGGTCGGCTTCAGTACTATCAGCGCTAG GTACAAGTATAAGTGTAATAGTAGGAATCAGTATTCCTTTATCTATCGGATTGTCAGCTGTAGTCGCTATAATCTATACACTATTCGGTCAGATGATCGCTGTAGCTTATACCGACATATTACAACTAATATTCATCGTATTTGGATTG agTTTAAGCGTCCCGTTTGTAATGTGCGACTCGCGTGTCGGTAATTTCAGCGCCACGTCTGCTCAGTGGTCCGGCAGTCCGGACACCTCTTCATTAACGACGTGGATTGACCTTCTTTTAGCTATG ACTCTGGGTACGATTCCGTGGCAGTCATATTTCCAGAGAGTTCTCTCGATGCGGACGGCAAAAGACGCTCAGTTACTGTCGATATTCGGTGGAATCGGTGCGTTCCTGTTAGCGATTCCACCGGCGCTGATAGGTGTTGCCGCTGTGAGTGCCGACTGGAACCAGACGCAACTGGGACAATCTCCGTTAGAGACTGGACAATCGAGCCTGGTTTTGCCGCTCGTTTTGAAACATTTCACGCCGAATATAGTCGCGATAATCG GTTTAGGAACTATTTCAGCGGCTGTGATGTCATCGATGGACAGCGCGATACTCGGCTCCAGTTCGATGTTTACACATAATATTTATAAAGCATTCCTGCGTAAAAAG gCGTCGTTGTTTGAACTGGTTTGGATACAGCGTATTTCAGTGTTTATAGTTGGTAGTATCTCGACTGTTATGGCTGTATTTGTTCCCAGTATTTACGGTTTATTTATTCTCGCCGCTGATTTCATTTACGTCGTCATGTTCCCTCAACTGGTCGCCGTTGTTTATTCACCATTCCGTACGAACTCTTACGGAGCTCTGATCGGTTACGCGACCGCGGTCGTCCTGCGTCTCGGCGCCGGCGAGCCGTACCTACTTCTACCCGCGTTTATTCCGTATCCGTCGTTTAATGAAAGCGAGCAGACAGAGTTTCCGTTTCGAACGTTCGCGATGGTCGTCGCGTTGATCGAAATCGTAGTCGTTTCCGTAGCGACGGATTACGCGTTGAAACGTCTCCCGCCGAAATTCGATATATTAGGAGCGATTTCGGATCGGACTGTAACGAGCCGGTCGACGACATCGGACCGCGTACAGGACCAATCGCCAGTCTCACACTGCGAACAGGACCAGCAGTTAGTTCCGGACTGTGAACAGGACCAACAGTTAGTTTCGGACCGCGAACAGGACCAGTATACGATAGCTACCGCTTCCAAggaatatttattgaattcgGAACCTAATGAATCTCAGTTATGA